The nucleotide window AATTTAGTGACAGCACATGCTACTTTATGTTTCTTTAATGCTTATAATAACAGCTGGTGCTTACATCTTTGAGTTTGGTTACAGTGTCCTCGTTCACAGTGGTGGGGTGCATGGTGGACATTATTATGCATTTATCAGGCCGACTCTTTCTGATCAATGGTATGGATCATATTAATGCATTCAATCCtttgaagcaaaaaaaaaaaaaaaaaaaaaaaaagaaaagaaaagaaaagaaaagaaaaggaattgATTACTAAATGCTTAGTCTGCTGCACAAATGTTAAACTAATTGATTACTAAATGCTTAGTCTGCTGCACAACTATTAAACTAACCTATGCTGATTGTATTTAAGGTACTTTATTTACAGCATACATATGCCAGCTATGCTTCGGAGACTTGCAGGTGATACTTCTTTTGTATTGATATTGAATGCTTTTCAGGTATAAATTTGATGATGAAAGAGTAACCAAAGAAGATATGAAAAGGGCATTGGAGGAGCAGTATGGTGGTGAAGAAGAGGTACTATCTTAGTATGTTTTACGCACTGTTTATGAACTTTTTGTTTtagctttttttcttttaattatatgtatCTTCAGGGTTATGATTTAACAAAGTTTCTTTCTTCTAATGTGCCAGTTACCACAGACAAATCCAGGATTCAAtaatactccttttaaatttacCAAATACTCAAATGCATACATGCTGGTCTATATACGTGAAAGTGACAAAGACAAGATAATATGTAATGTGGATGAGAAGGATATTGCCGAACATCTTAGGGTAAGATTCTGTTGTTAACATATTAGAGCTAAAAATGAGCCAAGTCGAGAGATGTGGTGGAAGGGAGTTATTAACTAGTCCCTAGCTGGGTTTGAGCTCGGGTTGTTTATGGCTCCAACTAGGATTGTTCAGCATATTTAGTAGTCTCAAGCTGATTTTAGGTGTTGtttctcaatttgatcatttccgATCTTCCCTTTCTCACAATCTAATGTGCAATGTTTTTTATGATGTTTCTAGGAGAGGTTGAAGAAAGAACAAGAAGAGAAGGAGCATAAGAAAAAAGAGAAGGCAGAGGCACACCTTTACACTATTATAAAGGTTGTtgtttgatttattattttagtGGCTGGATGGAGCATTATTGAGAGTACTTTCTTACAGCTATATGATTGTCCAGGTTGCACGAGATGATGATCTTGCAGAGCAAATTGGGAAGGATATATATTTTGATCTTGTGGATCATGATAAAGTCAGGAGTTTTCGAATTCAGAAGCAGATAACTTTCAATGTGTTTAAGGTATGGTAAAcagagaaaaggaaaaaaaaagatttcTTCTTGGCTTGTACTTGGCACTTATGGTAATAGTTATCTCCTGTGTTCATGATTTCACTTGTTGGTGCACGCAGGAAGAGATTGCTAAAGAGTTTGGCATACCAGTGCAATTTCAGCGTTTCTGGTTGTGGGCCAAGCGTCAAAATCATACATACCGTCCAAACCGACCATTGACACCTTTGGAGGAAACACAATCTGTAATATTCCTAAGCGTCACTTATATTGTTTTGGTTCTAAAACCTTGTTTCAGGAGTAATTGTGTCTAGTTTTAACTTCTGTTTTTGTTCAGCATAGTTAAGGTCCTTTTGGTTTTAAAACCTTTGCATGCATATTGTTGCATGCCTCTCCTGTTGAATGAGTATATATTTATACTATTTATACATGTTTTTCTTCTTAAAAAAATACAGAAAAAACCTGGACAACATAGAAATTTGCTGAAATTTCCTTTTTTGTTTGTCAAGGATCTAACACTGCCCAACTTTGAATTTCCTCACTGTAGGTTGGAACACTGCGGGAGGTATCAAATAAAGTTCACAATGCAGAATTGAGGTTGTTCTTGGAAGTtgagcttggactggtaatttgGCTTTCCATCTCTCAAATTTTCTGTCtagttatgtttttttttatcccATTCAGGATCTTCATTCTCCAATCCCAAAATTATAATTAGGAGAGATCCTGAAGGATAGGCCTCAGTTGGGATTCTAAAAGCTTCCAAGTGGAAAAGGCTGTCTGTTGTCACCATAGAAGTTAGGCATTTGCCAATAGCCTTATTGTTTTTGGTAGAGTGCTGAACTCTTAGTTCTAGCGAGTACTGACCATGGATCAAAGCTTTGGAAACCTCCAATGTAAAAGGAATAAGTAGGAAACAGACCATGAGGTTTTAAGCTTCACTCATGTCCACCGCAGAATAACTTATCCGCCCTTCAATTAAAAGTTGGATTTGTAACTGTCTCCTTTTTGCTAAATTCTTTAGGCAAATCCTATGTCTGTGAATCATTTAAAAATGAGAACTAGGAGAGATCCTGAAGGATAGGCCTTAGTTGGGATTCTAAAAGCTTCCAAGTGCAAAATGCTGTCTGTTGTCACCATAGAAGTTAGGCATTTTCCAATGGCCTTGTTGTTTTTTGGTAGAGTGCTGAACTCTTAGTTCTAGTGAGTAGTGACCATGGGTCAAAGCTTCAGAAACCTCCAATATAAAAGGAAAAAGTAGGAATCAGACCATGAGGTTTTAAGCTTCACTCATGTCCAGCACAGAATAACTTATCCGCCCTTTAACTAAAAATTGGATTTGTAACTGTCTCCTTTTTGCTAAATTCTTTAGGCAAACCCTATGTATATGAATCATTTAAAAATGAGTGTTTCATCCAGTTTTGCCTTCTTCCCCTTGGTAATTTTGCGGTCATCTTGTATTCTTTTCATGACTTAAACATTACTTTTCAGGATTTACGCCCAATTGCTCCTCCGGATAAGACGAAGGAGGatattttacttttctttaaGCACTATAATCCTGAGAAAGAAGAGCTTCGGTAAGTTGTCTCATGTTGCGTGTTTCCCCTTATCTTCGGGGAATTATGTGAAATCTTATAAGAGATTATCTTTCTGTTGCATCAGCTTTGTTGGAAGGCTGTTTGTGAAAAGCACTGGCAAGCCGAttgaaattttatcaaaattaaacAAAATGGCAGGATATGCTCCTGATGAAGAGATCAACCTTTACGAGGTTTGCTTCCAATTATTCGTTCTACAGCAGTGCAATTTTTAGTTCTCTTTTAACTTTTTCCTGTCATTTCTCTCTTTTTTGCTTGCGTTTGAGGAGATGGTAATTGAAACTAATGCATAGTCCTAGAAAAgacattttttttcttcctctATAGTGGTTTTAGTTGGAACTATTCAGGCATTTTCTAATTTATTTTCACTTGAATAGTTGATAAAAAACTTGGATAAAAGTTCctgtatatttttgtgtttgacAGTGAAATGGATATAATGTCCATCTGGTTCTTTTGTCCAAGCGTttgcataaattttgaaaatgtaatGAGGAATAATACATTGGGTATGCTTGAATGTACAGGAAATTAAGTTTGAGCCCAGTGTTATGTGTGAACCCATTGACAAGAAAATCACATTCCGAGCTAGCCAGGTATGCATTATACCTCATTTTGGGTCCTTGGGACAATTCTTATTTGGTTTGATCCTACTTAACTGTTTTGATATTCCATCATTTTCCACTGCAGCTTGAGGATGGTGACATAGTTTGCTTTCAAAAGTCTCTTCCTGTTGAAAGCATTGAACAATTCCGCTATCCAGATGTTCCTTCATTTTTGGAATATGTGCATAATCGCCAAGTAAATTCTGTTTATCCTTTATATACTACCTTCTTGCAGTTATTCTATTGTTTTCACTGCATTTTCATCTGAAGTCTTGATGGATATCAAGCATGAGGGTTGACCTGTCTGGTCATATAGCTACTTTTTGTATGATTGTGATGGATGATGTGTGGTAGGTAGATTAGTCTTGCGTCTTTTCAGTCCAATCTGATGCCTGGGTTATTTGTTTCTACGAATATTCAGACCTATAAAAGGTAGATTTTCACTCATGATATTCAGGAGCTAATGTGCAATATATTGAGCACTTTGTTCTCTCAGTGGTAGTTTGATTAACTGAATACTATTTGTCTGCTTTTTTGGTCGCATTCATTAATTCCATGAGCAGTTTTTGATCTGACATATTAGGTTACTGGTTGCATGTGCTAATGTTGGTAAGCATTGCTAATAGATTAAAGAAGAAAACAAGTTAACTTTTTTAATAGCATTGGCATTACTTTCATTGTCTCAATGGGCTTCAGAGTTTGGTTGATGAGATCATGATATCTACAATTATAAATAATAGTGTTTGGTTCCAGAAGCACCATCTATTTCTTTATTAAATtccctaattttaaaaaaaattcaatcttTCCACTCTTTGAAaataaatgcatttgatgaatgAAAATAGTCAAATCACATTTTGTTCTGCATTTTCTATTTAAAGAGAATTATCAGCATAATTAATTCCAGTTTGCTTACGTTATACATAAAACTTAACAGGCTGTCACCCAGAAACTAAATACAAGAGAAAATGCTATTAGAGGTTTTACTTGTTTGGATGAGTGATGAGGGCAGCCCTTTCATTTGTATGTGTCCGAAAAAGTATAAGGTGTATGGTTATATTTTTTGTCTATTAATGATACAGTAAAAGCTCTATATATTCACATAGCCTTCAAACTGTTTTGGCTCACTTTTGAATGCTGTCCAAAGGCATATTAAGCTGTTATCCTATTTGTGAAGACATTTCTTTATGGCAGATTGTACACTTTCAGTCGTTTCTTGGAATATACAACCCTTCAGTTATATCCAGCTTGAATAAGCTTTTTTGCTTCATTCACTAAagcaatattttcattttttttttaaatttctttatggTAGATTGTACACTTTCGGTCTTTGGAGAAACCCAAGGAAGATGATTTTTGTCTTGAGATGTAAGTTCAAAATTTCAGTTGAAGTTGCCTTCCTGTACTTTTTTTCTATTGACATACCTTTTCTTACTgttattttcttctattttaaatatgaatttgATGATCAAGGCCTTACACTCCTTCCTTTTGAATGTTTAGGTCAAGGCTTTATACCTATGATGATGTTGTTGAAAGAGTAGCTCAGCAACTTGGTTTGAATGATCCGTCAAAAATCAGGCTTACATCTCACAATTGTTACTCTCAGCAACCCAAACCTCAGCCTATTAAGTATCGTGGGGTGGATCATTTGTCTGACATGCTGGTCCACTACAATCAGGTAATAATCAAATCCCCTTAACAATGCATATTGAGAGGCCAAATGATGATAGGGCTAAAAGCTAACCAATTTTGTTTGTTGACAGACTTCTGATATTTTATACTATGAAGTTTTAGACATCCCTCTACCAGAATTACAAGGTTTGAAAACCTTGAAGGTAGCATTTCATCATGCTACTAAGGATGAAGTGAGTATATGGATCATATTTAAGAGTTTTGATGAATGATGTAAAAGTTCTGTTGTAGTACACTAAAATTGGGTTTTTTGTGATCCAGGTTGTTATCCATACAATTAGGCTTCCAAAACAAAGCACTGTGGGCGATGTGATTAATGATCTTAAGACAAAGGTAAGTTTTCTTTCATTTGATGGGTCAAATGATCATGTTGAGGTCATGTATACTTTTTATGGATAATTTCTTAAATAATAGAGTAAAaattgttaatattgttaatAATCTTTCGGAAACAGGTAGAGTTGTCTCATCCTGATGCAGAACTGCGGTTGCTTGAAGTTTTCTATCACAAGATCTACAAGGTTTGAATGTCATGTTATCATGATTATTTTTTGCTCATATCAGTGTTTACCCTGGAAATGGGGAATGAGCcatgtttatttaatttgatctGAGTGTATAGGTGATGTATTGCCTAATATCTTATTTTTCATAATCTTCTAATGCCATCAGTAGTCTTATCTGTTTAAAACTTGACATTGCTTGTTGAAAAGATTGTTTCATGGGTTAGTTTCTTAAATTGTATATTCCTTTATGTGGTTTGTATTTTCTGCTCTTCCTGGTTTGCTAATTTGGGGTTCCTTTATTAACCTATCGTTCCCTTTTCTTCCCTTTAGTCACAAAATTTTGTTTCCATCACATTTCTGCAGATTTTCCCACCTAGTGAGAAGATTGAGAATATAAATGACCAGTACTGGACATTACGGGCAGAAGAGGTCAGTTCCTCCACCCTGCTCTCTATCTCTTATGCATGCACTCATGCTTCCTGCTATGATCTAAGGAATCATTTTCTTTCTGTTGTATTTTGTTGGTTTTGATTTTTTGAATATCATTTCTTGGATAATGGCTTTCTTTAAGTTAATAGAGTGCTGATTTTGATCTTTGTTTCTTAATCTTGCAGATTCCAGAAGAAGAGAAAAATCTTGGTCCAAATGATCGCCTAATTCATGTTTACCACTTCACTAAAGAAACTGCACAGAACCAGatggtaataattttttttacatcaTCTTATTTTCAGTTGCCATTTTGCTTTGCCTAATATTACTTCTTTATCACTGTTATGTTTCCTTACCAAAGATTTTGCCTCTTGTTTTGACAGCAAATTCTGAATTTTGGAGAGCCCTTTTTCTTGGTGATTCATGAAGGTGAGACACTGGCTGAAATAAAAGTCCGAATACAAAAGAAGCTGCAAGTTCCTGATGAGGACTTTGCTAAGGTTTGTTGTACTTCCTGAATCCTAAGTGAACTTGTGCTCACTGATTTACCCTAATTCTTAGTGTGTTCAACCCCTTTTCTCTCTCCTCTTTTTGAATTTGAATTGATGTATAGTAGGAACTCTGATGGTGATGTATCCTCTGTTAATATTTCTTTTTAACTAGTTGTTTTTCCTTTTCAGTTATGTATTCTCCGTTTTATTTATATGAATCCTATTTGTTTTTTCAGTGGAAGTTTGCATTCCTCTCACTTGGCCGGCCAGAGTACCTTCAAGATTCTGATATTGTATCTAGTCGTTTTCAGGTGTGCACATTGTTTTGCTTATAGATATtcgaaaaattttccaagtttcaTTAGGATGTTACTCTAATTTTGGTTTTACTATACATATACTCAGAGACGAGATGTTTATGGTGCTTGGGAGCAGTATCTTGGGCTGGAGCACTCTGACAATGCTCCGAAAAGAGCTTATGCTGCTA belongs to Gossypium arboreum isolate Shixiya-1 chromosome 7, ASM2569848v2, whole genome shotgun sequence and includes:
- the LOC108450115 gene encoding ubiquitin C-terminal hydrolase 13-like isoform X1 yields the protein MTVMAPAPIDQQEDEEMLVPQSDLTDNHQPMEVVAQPEAANTVENQPVEDPPSSRFTWRIENFSRLNAKKHYSEVFVVGGYKWRILLFPKGNNVDHLSMYLDVADSASLPYGWSRYAQFSLAVVNQIHNKYSIRKDTQHQFNARESDWGFTSFMPLGELYDPCRGYLVNDTLIVEAEVVVRRIVDYWTYDSKKETGYVGLKNQGATCYMNSLLQTLYHIPYFRKAVYHMPTTENDMPSGSIPLALQSLFYKLQYSDSSVATKELTKSFGWDTHDSFMQHDVQELNRVLCEKLEDKMKGTVVEGTIQQLFEGHHMNYIECINVDYKSTRKESFYDLQLDVKGCHDVYASFDKYVEVERLEGDNKYHAEQYGLQDAKKGVLFIDFPPVLQLQLKRFEYDFMRDTMVKINDRYEFPLQLDLDRDGGKYLSPDADRRVRNLYTLHSVLVHSGGVHGGHYYAFIRPTLSDQWYKFDDERVTKEDMKRALEEQYGGEEELPQTNPGFNNTPFKFTKYSNAYMLVYIRESDKDKIICNVDEKDIAEHLRERLKKEQEEKEHKKKEKAEAHLYTIIKVARDDDLAEQIGKDIYFDLVDHDKVRSFRIQKQITFNVFKEEIAKEFGIPVQFQRFWLWAKRQNHTYRPNRPLTPLEETQSVGTLREVSNKVHNAELRLFLEVELGLDLRPIAPPDKTKEDILLFFKHYNPEKEELRFVGRLFVKSTGKPIEILSKLNKMAGYAPDEEINLYEEIKFEPSVMCEPIDKKITFRASQLEDGDIVCFQKSLPVESIEQFRYPDVPSFLEYVHNRQIVHFRSLEKPKEDDFCLEMSRLYTYDDVVERVAQQLGLNDPSKIRLTSHNCYSQQPKPQPIKYRGVDHLSDMLVHYNQTSDILYYEVLDIPLPELQGLKTLKVAFHHATKDEVVIHTIRLPKQSTVGDVINDLKTKVELSHPDAELRLLEVFYHKIYKIFPPSEKIENINDQYWTLRAEEIPEEEKNLGPNDRLIHVYHFTKETAQNQMQILNFGEPFFLVIHEGETLAEIKVRIQKKLQVPDEDFAKWKFAFLSLGRPEYLQDSDIVSSRFQRRDVYGAWEQYLGLEHSDNAPKRAYAANQNRHTFEKPVKIYN
- the LOC108450115 gene encoding ubiquitin C-terminal hydrolase 13-like isoform X2 — protein: MTVMAPAPIDQQEDEEMLVPQSDLTDNHQPMEVVAQPEAANTVENQPVEDPPSSRFTWRIENFSRLNAKKHYSEVFVVGGYKWRILLFPKGNNVDHLSMYLDVADSASLPYGWSRYAQFSLAVVNQIHNKYSIRKDTQHQFNARESDWGFTSFMPLGELYDPCRGYLVNDTLIVEAEVVVRRIVDYWTYDSKKETGYVGLKNQGATCYMNSLLQTLYHIPYFRKAVYHMPTTENDMPSGSIPLALQSLFYKLQYSDSSVATKELTKSFGWDTHDSFMQHDVQELNRVLCEKLEDKMKGTVVEGTIQQLFEGHHMNYIECINVDYKSTRKESFYDLQLDVKGCHDVYASFDKYVEVERLEGDNKYHAEQYGLQDAKKGVLFIDFPPVLQLQLKRFEYDFMRDTMVKINDRYEFPLQLDLDRDGGKYLSPDADRRVRNLYTLHSVLVHSGGVHGGHYYAFIRPTLSDQWYKFDDERVTKEDMKRALEEQYGGEEELPQTNPGFNNTPFKFTKYSNAYMLVYIRESDKDKIICNVDEKDIAEHLRERLKKEQEEKEHKKKEKAEAHLYTIIKVARDDDLAEQIGKDIYFDLVDHDKVRSFRIQKQITFNVFKEEIAKEFGIPVQFQRFWLWAKRQNHTYRPNRPLTPLEETQSVGTLREVSNKVHNAELRLFLEVELGLDLRPIAPPDKTKEDILLFFKHYNPEKEELRFVGRLFVKSTGKPIEILSKLNKMAGYAPDEEINLYEEIKFEPSVMCEPIDKKITFRASQLEDGDIVCFQKSLPVESIEQFRYPDVPSFLEYVHNRQIVHFRSLEKPKEDDFCLEMSRLYTYDDVVERVAQQLGLNDPSKIRLTSHNCYSQQPKPQPIKYRGVDHLSDMLVHYNQTSDILYYEVLDIPLPELQGLKTLKVAFHHATKDEVVIHTIRLPKQSTVGDVINDLKTKVELSHPDAELRLLEVFYHKIYKIFPPSEKIENINDQYWTLRAEEIPEEEKNLGPNDRLIHVYHFTKETAQNQMQILNFGEPFFLVIHEGETLAEIKVRIQKKLQVPDEDFAKWKFAFLSLGRPEYLQDSDIVSSRFQRRDVYGAWEQYLGLEHSDNAPKRAYAANQDVT